From one Candidatus Neomarinimicrobiota bacterium genomic stretch:
- a CDS encoding YggS family pyridoxal phosphate-dependent enzyme, with translation MINLDAFKSVQERIEVARELTNREHDPPVQIVAITKTFPASAIESAHRAGIKNIGENRIQESSQKFPHLPDLPRLKKRLVGHLQSNKASKAIKLFDAIDSIDSLKLARRLSVLLAENCNNYESLLQVNIGRDPTKHGFQPGKIDTLLEVLELKNLGVKGLMTIGELTTNETTIRKTFQKLRQLKERLNTHLPEEGQLTELSMGMSSDYEMAVEEGATMVRIGTALFGERQR, from the coding sequence GTGATAAACTTAGACGCCTTCAAATCCGTTCAGGAGCGGATTGAGGTAGCAAGAGAACTCACCAACCGCGAGCACGACCCCCCCGTTCAGATTGTTGCAATAACAAAAACCTTCCCTGCTTCTGCAATCGAATCGGCACATAGAGCCGGCATCAAAAACATTGGTGAGAACCGAATTCAAGAATCCTCCCAGAAGTTCCCGCACCTACCAGATCTTCCACGATTAAAAAAACGTCTTGTTGGGCACCTTCAGTCCAACAAGGCAAGTAAAGCTATAAAACTTTTTGACGCAATTGATTCGATTGACTCACTGAAACTGGCCCGCCGCCTAAGCGTGCTTTTGGCGGAAAACTGCAACAACTATGAGTCCCTGCTTCAGGTAAACATCGGTCGGGACCCAACTAAGCACGGCTTTCAGCCGGGAAAAATTGACACCCTATTAGAGGTCTTGGAGTTGAAAAACCTTGGTGTAAAAGGATTGATGACAATTGGCGAGCTTACCACCAACGAAACAACTATTAGGAAAACGTTTCAAAAACTGAGGCAGCTTAAAGAGAGACTGAACACGCACCTTCCTGAAGAAGGTCAGCTGACAGAACTTTCCATGGGGATGTCTTCTGATTATGAGATGGCAGTGGAGGAAGGAGCAACAATGGTACGGATCGGAACAGCCCTATTTGGAGAACGGCAACGATGA